A stretch of the Papaver somniferum cultivar HN1 chromosome 6, ASM357369v1, whole genome shotgun sequence genome encodes the following:
- the LOC113291771 gene encoding uncharacterized protein LOC113291771 yields MCNGLFVNKTVDASWDFLIEVAEKTQQWEPIREPRNTTPVAKVHRIESDFEGSAKIASLVRRIEELEMQKNIKPSNNTLCEHVEMPVCAACHDPDHQLSNCPDLLALQ; encoded by the coding sequence atgtgcaatgggCTATTCGTAAACAAAACtgttgatgcgtcttgggacttcttaattgaagtagctgaGAAGACTCAACAGTGGGAACCCATTCGTGAACCCAGGAATACTACACCTGTAGCTAAGGTTCATAGGATTGAGTCAGATTTTGAGGGAAGTGCAAAAATCGCATCATTAGTTAGGAGAATAGAAGAGTTAGAGATGCAGAAAAATATCAAACCTTCTAACAATACTctctgtgaacatgtcgaaatgccCGTATGTGCTGCTTGTCATGATCCCGACCATCAACTCAGTAACTGCCCAGATTTGCTTGCACTCCAGTAA